The Hydrogenophaga sp. BPS33 genome window below encodes:
- the pilN gene encoding PilN family type IVB pilus formation outer membrane protein, with product MTKTKKTILATMMIATLAGCSTATMKPVVEKVDAVGKEAQSALRAVRDTTAMGPVVATSVRRVDRVWIPVSKMAEAKDPRAEAALNRSFAVNRRFDGLVDSASYLSQITGIVTSVSRAARKNAEAEVSSSETPASPSGTPANSSQAPLPPLPSGTVQANGSAAGSRDAVAAPVVYSGSVRGFLDLMASKYGVFWEWDGMGVHFFVTKSATFRLAALPGDTSLQARVGTQSNTTTGVNGNSSNGSASGSASSEMRAGVEFSGMSVWKGIEDSIKAMLSPDGRLVVTPSTGTITVDDTPVVIERLARFVDAQNASLSRQVSINVKVLAVELSDSDQYGINWEAVYQSVNRSVGLTLSSAAEPIIGASSFGMRILSPTSNWNGTEAMVEALSKQGRVSQVTSASLLTINNQPAPIQVGRQTAYLASSTTTLGTGGAGNTTTLQPGQVTTGFSLNTLPHILDDKRLMLQFSGDISSLLGIDQVVSGGSSIQTPEIDTRNFLQRTILNSGETLVVTGFEQLADEGRSAGVGKATNVALGGSVRASKTRNVLVVLIQPIVAGAR from the coding sequence ATGACCAAGACCAAAAAAACGATCCTCGCGACGATGATGATCGCAACCCTCGCTGGCTGCTCGACCGCGACGATGAAGCCCGTCGTCGAAAAGGTCGACGCCGTGGGCAAGGAGGCCCAAAGCGCACTCCGTGCCGTTCGCGACACCACTGCGATGGGCCCGGTCGTGGCAACGTCGGTGCGTCGTGTCGACCGGGTTTGGATCCCGGTCAGCAAAATGGCTGAGGCGAAGGACCCGCGCGCTGAGGCGGCGCTCAATCGTTCGTTTGCCGTGAATCGTCGATTCGATGGTCTCGTGGACTCGGCAAGCTACCTGAGCCAGATCACCGGCATCGTGACAAGTGTTTCGCGTGCTGCGCGGAAGAACGCCGAGGCTGAAGTTTCGTCCAGCGAGACGCCCGCCAGCCCTTCAGGAACGCCTGCGAACAGTTCACAGGCACCGCTTCCCCCTCTGCCGAGCGGTACGGTCCAGGCCAATGGATCTGCCGCAGGATCACGCGACGCCGTGGCAGCTCCGGTGGTGTACAGCGGCTCGGTGCGTGGCTTCCTGGACCTGATGGCGTCGAAATATGGCGTCTTCTGGGAGTGGGACGGCATGGGCGTTCACTTCTTCGTGACCAAGTCGGCGACCTTCCGTCTTGCAGCGCTCCCGGGCGATACCAGCCTGCAGGCGCGCGTTGGTACGCAATCGAACACCACCACCGGCGTCAACGGCAACAGTTCGAACGGCTCGGCTAGCGGTTCTGCCAGCAGTGAGATGCGCGCAGGGGTTGAGTTCTCCGGCATGAGCGTCTGGAAGGGCATCGAAGACAGCATCAAGGCGATGCTTTCCCCAGACGGGCGCCTGGTTGTTACCCCTTCTACTGGCACCATCACCGTTGACGACACACCCGTGGTCATCGAGCGATTGGCGCGCTTTGTGGACGCGCAAAACGCTTCGCTTTCGAGGCAAGTGTCGATCAACGTGAAGGTCCTCGCTGTCGAACTCAGTGACTCGGATCAATACGGGATCAACTGGGAGGCGGTGTACCAGAGCGTCAACCGCAGCGTGGGTTTGACCCTTTCCTCGGCCGCGGAGCCGATCATCGGTGCCTCTTCGTTCGGCATGCGAATCCTGTCACCGACCAGCAACTGGAACGGAACGGAAGCGATGGTCGAAGCCCTGTCCAAACAAGGACGCGTCTCGCAGGTCACGTCGGCCTCACTCCTGACGATCAACAACCAACCTGCGCCGATTCAGGTGGGGCGTCAAACGGCCTACTTGGCATCGAGCACGACGACGCTGGGAACTGGCGGCGCGGGGAATACCACGACGCTCCAGCCTGGGCAGGTCACTACTGGTTTCTCCCTGAACACGCTGCCACACATTCTCGATGACAAGCGTCTGATGCTGCAGTTCAGCGGGGACATTTCGTCGTTGCTCGGGATCGATCAGGTCGTTTCGGGCGGCTCCTCCATTCAGACGCCGGAGATCGACACGCGCAACTTCCTTCAGCGCACGATCCTCAACAGTGGCGAAACGCTGGTGGTGACCGGCTTCGAGCAGCTGGCGGATGAAGGCCGTTCGGCTGGGGTCGGCAAGGCGACCAATGTGGCGCTGGGCGGCTCTGTGCGGGCCTCGAAGACACGCAATGTCCTGGTCGTGTTGATCCAGCCGATCGTTGCAGGTGCACGCTGA
- a CDS encoding TcpQ domain-containing protein, with amino-acid sequence MNAKHTITLLALVAASAQAQNIRIVTEEFPIQASTTALPIKPMEKPPAPKVDLSLSIKAGDLISPRLVEWAKRHGYSLSWEAPEFRSEADLVLNHDFDKALDMVLGSMRLNKVRLEAEIYANNAVRIQEVK; translated from the coding sequence ATGAACGCAAAACACACCATCACGTTGCTGGCTCTCGTCGCCGCATCCGCGCAGGCGCAGAACATTCGCATCGTGACCGAGGAATTCCCGATCCAGGCGTCGACGACTGCGCTGCCCATCAAGCCGATGGAGAAGCCGCCCGCACCCAAGGTGGACCTGTCGTTGTCCATCAAAGCGGGTGACCTCATCTCGCCGCGTCTGGTGGAGTGGGCCAAACGCCACGGCTACTCCCTCAGCTGGGAAGCGCCGGAATTCCGTAGTGAAGCCGACCTGGTGCTGAACCACGACTTCGACAAAGCGCTGGACATGGTCCTCGGCTCAATGCGTCTGAACAAGGTGCGACTGGAGGCTGAGATCTACGCAAACAACGCCGTGCGCATTCAAGAGGTGAAGTGA
- a CDS encoding TcpQ domain-containing protein, with amino-acid sequence MKAKLTKAAAAAAIVLLNANAAVGSAKQQVGAYDFTYMTSGSLRAAPVQVFDDGRNTYFQFRAGEAIPAIFAKNNGGMKLLVPTHEGPYIKVSEVHGQFTLQLGRAQAMVVHGAGDRLDVPPIDQLAENGMRTPYSGGPVRPGSRLVASLAPVVPALVDDAQERNSYATPVRGDRVAWVEPQVSTTEQTIWFPKGSHVLGPQGRKLLAAIAAKVASGDRLEVVGRDDETLKEGLDQARAKAMRDALVKAGVSAESITTRVAVAGKQDKNLWESNVRVSVEAKAQGARQAGSHQRPMNSNQANIQALVRSGVLTVEQGNAMLRRHSAQAAMDTPNGPSLTPPPVAQPAVPAGGFRMLATDKTVQGTVRRWAAAVGHTIVWEVPPELDAQVAGDAAIQASSIKEAIERLLVGLRQAGYALDATVYSNRVIRFTAAGAKPEAAPTTSTPAATNAAATNAARGPVANSRAGRPIANQSDSMGGFGLDEPGRKWSMRADDKSLEQMLNRWGREANWSVVWNARESVPIAGDALVDQPTFLAAADFVMAQVASAGYRMKAVAYANNTLVISGI; translated from the coding sequence ATGAAAGCCAAACTTACCAAGGCGGCGGCAGCTGCCGCAATCGTCCTGCTCAATGCAAACGCGGCCGTGGGCAGCGCCAAGCAACAGGTCGGTGCCTATGACTTCACCTACATGACCTCGGGCAGCCTCAGGGCAGCGCCCGTGCAGGTCTTTGACGACGGCCGCAATACCTACTTCCAGTTCAGAGCTGGCGAAGCGATCCCAGCCATCTTCGCCAAGAACAACGGCGGCATGAAGCTTCTGGTGCCGACCCACGAAGGCCCGTACATCAAGGTATCTGAGGTACATGGCCAATTCACGCTGCAGCTCGGGCGCGCGCAGGCGATGGTCGTCCACGGAGCTGGAGATCGCCTGGATGTGCCACCGATCGATCAGCTTGCCGAGAATGGTATGAGAACGCCTTACAGCGGCGGCCCGGTGCGCCCGGGATCGCGACTGGTGGCATCGCTTGCACCGGTAGTTCCCGCCCTGGTGGATGACGCGCAGGAACGCAACAGCTACGCAACCCCAGTCCGAGGGGACCGCGTGGCATGGGTCGAACCGCAAGTTTCCACGACCGAACAAACGATCTGGTTCCCCAAAGGGAGCCATGTGCTGGGGCCCCAAGGGCGCAAGCTGCTGGCGGCCATCGCAGCCAAGGTGGCGTCGGGCGACCGGCTCGAGGTCGTTGGGCGTGACGACGAGACGCTCAAGGAAGGTCTGGACCAGGCGCGCGCAAAGGCGATGCGCGATGCGCTTGTGAAGGCTGGGGTGTCTGCAGAGTCCATCACCACGCGGGTGGCCGTTGCGGGCAAGCAGGACAAGAACCTCTGGGAGTCCAACGTTCGCGTGAGCGTGGAAGCCAAGGCACAGGGCGCGCGCCAGGCGGGCTCCCATCAGCGCCCCATGAACAGCAACCAAGCCAACATCCAGGCGCTGGTGCGCTCGGGCGTACTCACGGTGGAACAGGGCAACGCAATGCTGCGGCGCCATTCGGCCCAAGCTGCTATGGACACGCCGAATGGGCCCAGCCTCACGCCGCCGCCCGTGGCGCAACCCGCCGTACCGGCTGGGGGTTTTCGGATGCTGGCCACGGACAAGACGGTCCAAGGCACCGTGCGCCGCTGGGCCGCGGCCGTGGGGCACACCATCGTTTGGGAGGTTCCGCCAGAACTGGACGCACAAGTCGCGGGAGACGCTGCGATTCAGGCTTCCTCTATCAAGGAAGCGATTGAACGTCTGCTGGTCGGCCTGCGCCAAGCAGGGTACGCGTTGGATGCAACCGTCTACAGCAACCGTGTGATCCGCTTCACGGCGGCGGGCGCTAAGCCTGAGGCGGCACCCACAACGTCAACGCCCGCCGCAACCAATGCAGCAGCGACGAACGCGGCGCGCGGGCCAGTTGCGAACAGCCGCGCCGGGCGCCCGATTGCGAACCAATCCGACTCTATGGGGGGGTTTGGGCTCGATGAGCCGGGGCGCAAGTGGTCGATGAGAGCAGACGATAAGAGCCTGGAACAAATGCTCAATCGCTGGGGCCGTGAGGCCAACTGGTCGGTCGTTTGGAATGCGCGCGAGAGCGTGCCGATCGCGGGGGATGCGCTGGTCGATCAACCCACCTTCCTGGCGGCGGCCGATTTCGTTATGGCACAGGTGGCCTCTGCGGGTTATCGGATGAAGGCAGTGGCCTACGCAAACAACACGCTGGTCATCAGCGGCATTTGA
- a CDS encoding TrbI/VirB10 family protein has product MGLSNESIIAPEEPKPGIPLKKSTLAVLAVGVLSLGVASSMFLGGGSSQPADLSVKPTEAPVGQVVGKPQSIDEEIAAVAGEPRVVPESVRRPDNTASLYEKPMASLENERVSPVVAPAQPDQQALLDAEREAEVRLAKAMVVDFDERNGEAKGPLAMTPAGMVVGAAQQMSGGQLPMEAAAEAEYPGIAKAIQRLQEEKGGSIQSTSWMKEYAGEVGGRTRGGKVLQSYQAPSDLVLMQGKVIPAVLGRAINSDLPGRISAYTTVDIYDSLGKGQLLIPKGSVLDGKYDSNVKVGQARILFAFERLILPDGTSFDMPPAPGSDLRGAAGISGEVNNHFLKMFASSFFIAVLADKTSAPTGVTTIGNESGGIKGAAGEILVDVSKSILDRNKVIPPTITVRQGERINVEVVSDMVFPRAHNRRK; this is encoded by the coding sequence ATGGGCCTGTCCAACGAATCGATCATCGCGCCGGAAGAGCCCAAGCCGGGCATTCCGCTGAAGAAGTCCACCCTGGCGGTGCTCGCAGTTGGCGTGCTCAGCCTCGGCGTGGCCTCTTCCATGTTTCTCGGCGGGGGCAGTTCTCAACCGGCCGATCTTTCAGTGAAGCCGACCGAAGCCCCAGTTGGCCAGGTCGTTGGCAAGCCGCAATCCATTGATGAGGAGATAGCCGCAGTGGCTGGAGAGCCTCGCGTGGTGCCGGAGAGCGTGCGCCGACCAGACAACACGGCCAGCTTGTACGAAAAGCCGATGGCGTCCCTCGAGAACGAGCGAGTCTCGCCCGTCGTTGCGCCGGCCCAGCCCGACCAGCAAGCCCTGCTGGATGCCGAGCGCGAAGCCGAAGTCCGGCTGGCCAAGGCGATGGTCGTGGATTTCGATGAGCGCAACGGAGAAGCCAAGGGCCCGCTCGCCATGACGCCAGCGGGAATGGTCGTGGGAGCGGCGCAGCAGATGTCCGGGGGCCAGCTTCCTATGGAAGCCGCCGCCGAGGCCGAGTACCCGGGCATCGCCAAGGCGATCCAACGCCTGCAGGAGGAAAAAGGCGGCAGCATTCAGTCCACGTCCTGGATGAAAGAGTACGCCGGCGAAGTCGGAGGAAGGACACGCGGGGGAAAGGTACTGCAAAGCTACCAGGCTCCTTCCGACCTCGTGCTGATGCAGGGCAAGGTCATCCCCGCTGTACTTGGTCGCGCGATCAACTCCGATCTGCCCGGGAGAATCTCCGCCTACACCACCGTGGACATCTACGACAGCCTCGGCAAGGGGCAGTTGCTGATACCGAAGGGTAGCGTGCTTGATGGGAAGTACGACTCCAACGTGAAGGTCGGTCAGGCACGAATCCTGTTTGCCTTCGAACGATTGATCCTTCCCGATGGCACCAGCTTCGATATGCCGCCGGCACCGGGCTCTGACCTCAGGGGAGCGGCGGGCATCTCGGGTGAGGTCAATAACCACTTCCTGAAGATGTTCGCATCGAGCTTCTTCATTGCGGTGCTGGCAGACAAAACGTCCGCCCCAACAGGCGTCACGACGATTGGCAATGAAAGCGGCGGCATCAAGGGCGCCGCTGGCGAAATTCTTGTCGATGTGAGCAAGTCGATCCTGGATCGCAACAAAGTCATCCCGCCCACCATCACGGTGCGCCAGGGAGAGCGCATCAACGTCGAGGTCGTGAGCGACATGGTGTTCCCGCGAGCCCACAACCGCCGCAAATAG
- a CDS encoding TrbG/VirB9 family P-type conjugative transfer protein, translating to MKINYRTPMSMLNARGLSAALAVAALLLAHQPATAELIATPLRGDTRLVEFQFDADNTFLVLAKPRAVTHLQFAPDEVIMSVAAGDTSNWEITPTKNRKNLFLKPRYEDLETSLTVLTDKRPYQFVLKSTGDGRKWYQRVSWVYAKEVLLEMDPSEVAGAAEDEAERPTRLKEGQVPVPSSAPGAARSVEGKPRSEQGDAGALGINPSSMRFNYRIEGDAPFRPDMVFDDGKFTYFRMPANLQEQPALFAVIEGNEYSLVNYTVNGDYIVAQRLLETAVLKLGKPEVRVHRVIKRNWLGQVVQD from the coding sequence GTGAAGATCAACTACCGAACTCCCATGAGCATGCTGAACGCTCGCGGCTTGAGCGCAGCGCTCGCCGTTGCCGCTTTGTTGCTGGCGCATCAACCGGCGACGGCCGAACTCATTGCAACGCCCCTTCGCGGCGATACGCGGCTGGTGGAGTTCCAATTCGATGCGGACAACACATTCTTGGTCCTGGCCAAACCGCGGGCAGTGACCCATCTGCAGTTCGCGCCCGACGAAGTGATCATGTCGGTCGCTGCGGGCGACACCTCGAACTGGGAGATCACGCCCACCAAGAACCGCAAGAACCTCTTTCTCAAGCCTCGCTACGAAGACCTTGAGACTTCCTTGACGGTACTCACCGACAAGCGCCCCTACCAGTTCGTGCTCAAGTCCACGGGCGACGGAAGAAAGTGGTACCAGCGAGTCTCCTGGGTCTACGCCAAGGAAGTGCTGTTGGAAATGGATCCATCCGAGGTTGCGGGAGCAGCAGAGGATGAGGCAGAGCGACCGACGCGCCTCAAGGAGGGCCAGGTACCTGTGCCGTCGAGCGCGCCAGGGGCCGCCCGCAGCGTTGAAGGCAAGCCCCGGTCGGAGCAAGGCGATGCCGGTGCCTTGGGGATCAATCCGTCCAGCATGCGGTTCAACTACCGCATCGAGGGGGATGCGCCGTTCCGGCCGGACATGGTCTTTGACGACGGCAAGTTCACCTACTTCCGCATGCCCGCAAATCTGCAGGAGCAGCCGGCGCTGTTCGCCGTCATCGAAGGGAACGAGTACAGCCTGGTGAACTACACGGTCAACGGGGACTACATCGTCGCGCAGCGCTTGCTGGAGACCGCGGTTCTCAAGTTGGGTAAGCCCGAGGTGCGCGTGCACCGCGTCATCAAGCGCAATTGGCTTGGTCAGGTCGTGCAGGACTGA
- a CDS encoding type IV secretion system protein has product MSFFNRSRPTKGNGPLVPSEDTPGKKAKKVDAIAAMANQPNTPAVVFGKGMAAFAEIYGSSKVDAARWFVVAMLSILLAIAAVASVSVLLPLKEVRPWVVEINPETGIVNRPVQVERIDPNLAVIKAELARWVEAVYTLDPLRTSEQMRWANSRAADKAVAQFTEFRARERVFERIRNEKDLAREVKVTAVDASARGTAFIFITTTERVGSSAPAADRIKRYRVTLNYRLTPATQEAALLANPLGILVTYFSDAEERAQ; this is encoded by the coding sequence ATGTCTTTTTTCAATCGATCCAGACCCACTAAAGGAAACGGACCACTGGTCCCGTCAGAGGACACACCCGGCAAGAAGGCCAAGAAGGTCGACGCCATCGCTGCAATGGCCAATCAGCCGAACACGCCGGCAGTCGTCTTCGGCAAGGGGATGGCGGCGTTCGCCGAGATCTACGGCTCCTCCAAAGTGGATGCTGCCCGCTGGTTCGTCGTGGCGATGCTGTCGATCCTGCTCGCGATCGCGGCGGTCGCCTCGGTGTCGGTTCTGCTGCCGCTCAAGGAAGTGCGTCCATGGGTAGTGGAGATCAATCCCGAGACGGGCATCGTCAACCGTCCAGTCCAGGTCGAGAGGATCGACCCGAATCTGGCGGTGATCAAGGCCGAGCTGGCGCGCTGGGTGGAGGCTGTCTACACCCTCGATCCGCTGCGAACGTCCGAACAAATGCGCTGGGCGAACAGCCGCGCCGCTGACAAGGCCGTGGCGCAGTTCACGGAGTTTCGTGCGCGCGAACGCGTTTTCGAGCGCATTCGCAACGAGAAGGACCTGGCGCGCGAGGTCAAGGTGACGGCTGTCGACGCAAGCGCCCGCGGAACGGCCTTCATTTTCATCACGACCACCGAGCGGGTCGGTTCGAGCGCACCGGCCGCCGACCGCATCAAGCGATACCGCGTCACCCTGAACTACCGGCTGACGCCCGCAACCCAGGAAGCCGCATTGCTGGCAAACCCCCTGGGCATTCTTGTCACCTACTTTAGCGATGCCGAGGAGCGCGCGCAGTGA
- a CDS encoding lytic transglycosylase domain-containing protein, protein MKRMMGLLLAGVVIASGASAQSAGAIPRLEDMALTPATRCVVAAAERHSVNPWVLKAILKVESNFNPGAVNRNPNGTKDIGMAQINTIHLRELSKHGISGTDLLDPCVSTYVAAWHLSKQYRQYGNTWFAVGAYHSVSRCYNDRYVDLVWNALVDWKVVEEPRRRTKSLEACGFKAVAQEGGAKKPTGSRVAKAESSGLMAFDQ, encoded by the coding sequence ATGAAACGAATGATGGGCCTGCTTCTGGCGGGCGTTGTGATCGCGAGCGGCGCAAGCGCGCAGTCGGCAGGAGCCATTCCGCGTTTGGAGGATATGGCGCTGACGCCGGCCACACGATGCGTGGTCGCGGCAGCCGAACGCCACTCGGTGAATCCGTGGGTGCTCAAGGCAATCCTCAAGGTGGAGAGCAATTTCAACCCGGGGGCGGTCAACCGAAACCCGAACGGCACAAAAGACATCGGGATGGCACAGATCAACACCATCCATCTGCGCGAGCTATCCAAGCATGGGATCAGCGGAACCGACCTGCTCGATCCATGCGTATCGACCTACGTGGCAGCGTGGCATCTATCCAAGCAATATCGCCAGTACGGAAACACGTGGTTTGCCGTGGGCGCCTATCACTCTGTCTCGCGTTGCTACAACGATCGGTACGTCGACCTGGTGTGGAACGCTCTGGTGGACTGGAAGGTGGTGGAAGAGCCTCGCCGGCGTACGAAGTCCCTTGAGGCATGCGGATTCAAGGCCGTGGCCCAAGAGGGAGGCGCGAAGAAGCCGACTGGCTCCCGAGTCGCCAAGGCGGAAAGCTCGGGCCTCATGGCGTTCGACCAGTGA
- a CDS encoding AAA family ATPase, translating to MLKTLFQNVFFHAESLAARLSMLIVVVVKGFWLSAIAWQSFRGYMGWGAGVELGSRAEPAASIFAPIFILSALGGCALIWRVIARVALGDLTISGSVFMQVAAPTLAGLGACFLVLMLFFSSQPMGLPMALLAGYVAWMTLLAVLARVGPLATGEITATRTRVSNKVAMTEKSVARRVHPKTTFKDIFGNAEIKARLNEAANVIVARRADGKTARNGILLSGEPGNGKTVFAEALAGELKLPLFQLSYADVASPWVGEKSSRINAVFAEARANQPCVLFVDEVDSFLESRDGGAGQGVKEDRDVVNALLTLMVDVRKDRVILVAATNHIDRLDGAGIREGRFDFKVEITPPDSEARVGLLKFGLKTNLPKALVDEALVEAVACRWNGFSVKRILAVTEELPSYLEREGKTQPAFEDFMGALRTLQGRKGTTLENVKPMEELVLTPTTRDMLELVAGRMADPEHTESHGGTLPTGVLFYGPPGTGKTATAKALAKAIDWAFLPATGADLARDPKALEKLYAKAKELRPCMIFVDEADELLKSRDYSPNTEATNKLLTLMDGVNDRVKDVVWVAATNNPEQIDAALLRGGRFTEKVLFERPNAEAMGVYLEQWFARRKVKLGAGLTLAAVGKAVEGESIANAEAVAQAALNRAISRRVTPVVLCQADLDQAVRTVL from the coding sequence ATGCTCAAGACCCTTTTCCAGAACGTCTTCTTCCATGCTGAATCGTTGGCAGCGAGACTGTCCATGCTCATCGTCGTCGTCGTCAAGGGCTTCTGGCTTTCGGCGATCGCATGGCAGAGCTTTCGTGGCTACATGGGATGGGGTGCGGGCGTCGAACTGGGAAGCCGCGCAGAGCCGGCAGCCAGCATCTTCGCGCCCATCTTCATCCTGTCAGCCTTGGGCGGCTGTGCGCTGATCTGGCGAGTGATCGCCCGCGTGGCACTGGGCGACCTGACCATCAGCGGATCGGTCTTCATGCAGGTTGCGGCTCCAACGCTTGCAGGCCTGGGGGCGTGTTTCCTGGTCCTGATGCTGTTCTTCTCCAGCCAGCCTATGGGTCTCCCAATGGCGCTGCTGGCTGGTTACGTTGCCTGGATGACGCTACTCGCGGTGCTCGCACGGGTTGGCCCGTTGGCGACCGGCGAAATCACCGCTACCCGAACCCGGGTGTCGAACAAGGTGGCTATGACGGAGAAGTCGGTCGCACGCCGTGTTCACCCGAAGACCACCTTCAAGGACATCTTCGGCAACGCCGAGATCAAGGCCCGCCTGAATGAAGCCGCCAACGTAATCGTGGCTCGCCGAGCCGATGGCAAGACCGCGCGCAACGGCATCCTGCTCTCTGGCGAGCCGGGCAACGGCAAGACTGTCTTCGCCGAGGCCCTGGCCGGCGAACTCAAGCTCCCGCTGTTCCAGTTGTCGTACGCGGACGTGGCCAGTCCCTGGGTGGGCGAAAAGTCCTCACGCATCAATGCCGTATTCGCCGAGGCGCGTGCCAACCAGCCCTGCGTGCTGTTCGTCGATGAGGTTGACAGCTTCCTCGAATCGCGTGATGGCGGAGCCGGTCAAGGCGTGAAAGAGGATCGCGACGTGGTTAACGCGCTGCTCACGCTCATGGTCGACGTTCGCAAGGACCGTGTCATCCTTGTGGCTGCCACCAACCACATCGACCGCCTGGACGGCGCGGGCATCCGTGAGGGCCGCTTTGACTTCAAGGTCGAGATCACGCCGCCCGACAGCGAGGCCCGGGTTGGCCTGCTTAAATTCGGCTTGAAGACCAACCTGCCAAAAGCCCTCGTCGATGAGGCGCTCGTCGAAGCGGTTGCGTGCCGATGGAATGGTTTTTCCGTCAAGCGCATCCTGGCCGTCACCGAGGAACTGCCTTCATATCTTGAGCGCGAGGGGAAGACCCAGCCGGCGTTCGAAGACTTCATGGGCGCGCTGCGAACGCTGCAGGGCCGCAAAGGCACGACGCTGGAGAACGTCAAGCCCATGGAAGAACTGGTGCTAACGCCGACCACCCGCGACATGCTGGAGCTGGTCGCCGGGCGCATGGCCGACCCTGAGCACACCGAGTCGCATGGCGGCACACTGCCTACCGGCGTGCTGTTCTACGGCCCTCCCGGTACTGGCAAGACTGCCACTGCGAAAGCCCTGGCGAAAGCCATCGATTGGGCCTTCCTGCCGGCGACCGGCGCGGACCTTGCTCGTGACCCCAAGGCACTGGAAAAGCTCTACGCCAAGGCCAAGGAACTGCGCCCCTGCATGATTTTCGTGGACGAGGCCGACGAGCTGCTCAAGAGCCGAGACTACTCGCCCAACACCGAAGCCACCAACAAGCTGCTCACGCTCATGGATGGCGTGAACGACCGCGTCAAGGATGTGGTCTGGGTGGCTGCGACGAACAACCCGGAGCAGATCGACGCCGCCTTGCTGCGCGGTGGACGCTTCACCGAGAAGGTGCTGTTTGAGCGCCCGAATGCCGAGGCGATGGGTGTCTACCTTGAACAGTGGTTCGCCCGTCGCAAGGTGAAGCTGGGAGCAGGTTTGACGCTGGCCGCCGTTGGCAAAGCTGTGGAGGGCGAGAGCATCGCCAACGCCGAAGCCGTTGCCCAGGCAGCGCTCAACCGGGCTATTTCGCGGCGAGTAACGCCGGTCGTGCTCTGCCAGGCCGATCTCGACCAGGCAGTCAGGACGGTTCTCTAA
- a CDS encoding type IV secretion system protein, translating to MNMQANIIFGYWVGRIVEPTIDWLADKRARFMRPRNLVLTLILIAAFASALVGAQDAGNGQAAAPAAKSSYDVGMQQLVPRVSEAVDQALQKLANGNLKEMGNIIAGFFLVALMVWTAVKTMAAGRGFGELIGEWVPIWVSFAFVYTFLDQSAAKGIEAFMTSVGTALGGGQMGTLSAALETVANPVFSAIATVTQMPTSDISSAFDPTSWLPAAMSLIGTMLAKGLTILFLVIAAVGGMATVIMSFVSLTLVLALAPVMVPFFMFKPLSWIFDSWLKFLLGACMMKIVLAFLLTAASSILSSLSQVQAQMVAEMAAAQSSEKMTADLLMHAMMMIISLLSTLMLMQVPSIATGLLSGSAGSTGFGGIKGLTTAPSGRIASSSVSAPTGAAAGGIKNLASGGVSSAVGARHAKNGQERDMAYRVGASKAGYDRGYQKTFKQKAAADKKAASDIAV from the coding sequence ATGAACATGCAGGCGAACATCATCTTCGGCTATTGGGTTGGCCGCATTGTCGAACCCACAATTGATTGGCTGGCGGACAAGCGCGCGAGGTTCATGCGCCCCCGCAATCTCGTGCTCACGTTGATCCTCATCGCCGCTTTCGCGAGTGCGTTGGTTGGAGCCCAAGATGCGGGGAATGGTCAGGCCGCAGCTCCAGCGGCGAAATCATCCTATGACGTCGGCATGCAGCAACTGGTGCCGCGTGTGTCCGAGGCGGTAGATCAAGCCCTGCAAAAGCTCGCGAATGGCAATCTCAAGGAGATGGGCAATATCATTGCCGGCTTCTTTCTGGTCGCCCTAATGGTCTGGACTGCCGTGAAGACGATGGCGGCTGGAAGGGGCTTTGGGGAACTGATCGGCGAGTGGGTGCCGATTTGGGTGTCTTTCGCCTTCGTCTACACGTTCCTGGACCAATCGGCCGCGAAAGGCATTGAGGCCTTTATGACGTCGGTGGGTACGGCCTTGGGAGGCGGGCAAATGGGCACGCTGTCGGCCGCATTGGAGACAGTTGCAAATCCGGTTTTCTCCGCAATCGCGACCGTCACGCAAATGCCAACATCGGATATCTCCTCGGCCTTTGATCCGACGAGTTGGCTGCCAGCGGCCATGTCTCTCATCGGTACGATGCTCGCGAAGGGGTTGACCATCCTTTTCTTGGTGATCGCGGCTGTTGGAGGGATGGCGACAGTGATCATGTCGTTTGTGTCGCTGACGTTGGTCTTGGCGCTCGCACCTGTCATGGTGCCGTTCTTCATGTTCAAGCCGCTTTCCTGGATATTCGACTCCTGGCTCAAATTCTTGCTGGGCGCCTGCATGATGAAGATCGTGCTTGCATTCCTGCTCACTGCAGCGTCTTCGATCCTTTCGTCGCTCAGTCAGGTTCAGGCGCAGATGGTGGCAGAGATGGCGGCGGCACAGTCGTCCGAGAAGATGACAGCTGATCTGCTTATGCACGCGATGATGATGATCATCTCCCTGTTGAGCACACTGATGTTGATGCAGGTGCCGTCCATTGCCACGGGCCTGCTGTCGGGTAGCGCGGGTTCTACAGGGTTCGGCGGGATCAAGGGCCTGACCACGGCGCCGAGCGGCAGGATTGCGTCGTCTTCGGTTAGTGCGCCGACGGGAGCCGCCGCAGGTGGAATCAAGAACCTCGCTTCCGGTGGAGTTTCGTCTGCGGTTGGTGCCAGACACGCGAAGAATGGGCAAGAACGCGATATGGCGTACCGCGTGGGCGCATCAAAGGCAGGTTACGACCGCGGCTATCAAAAGACGTTCAAGCAGAAGGCGGCTGCGGATAAAAAGGCGGCGTCCGATATTGCAGTTTGA